One part of the Negativicoccus succinicivorans genome encodes these proteins:
- a CDS encoding DUF1659 domain-containing protein: MALQKETVARRLALRVQYTDDKGAEKFRNLSFAHVAQDATDEHIYAAGKALAGLQAKPLDRVAKIETIVYTDGE; the protein is encoded by the coding sequence ATGGCATTACAAAAGGAAACGGTAGCACGGCGCCTGGCCCTGCGCGTGCAGTACACGGATGATAAGGGCGCGGAAAAATTTCGCAACTTGTCCTTCGCGCATGTCGCGCAGGACGCTACGGACGAACATATTTACGCCGCCGGCAAAGCGCTGGCGGGATTGCAAGCCAAGCCGCTCGATCGTGTCGCTAAAATCGAAACGATCGTTTACACGGACGGCGAATAA
- a CDS encoding N-acetylmuramoyl-L-alanine amidase family protein has protein sequence MSFWWLNPGHALHGVPDPGAVAADGTREADVVAVVAAAIAAGLRARGEQVTVRQDDDLAAVIAAANAAGANRFLSLHANAAATPEAHGAEVFIHPQAAAPTRFWAERIVRRGSERGRYFRHDDTLYRTADFAVLRETVMPAVLVETGFLTNDVERVWLKTDAAAWWTDVILASY, from the coding sequence ATGAGTTTTTGGTGGTTGAACCCGGGGCATGCCTTGCACGGCGTGCCCGATCCGGGGGCCGTCGCCGCTGACGGCACGCGGGAAGCCGACGTCGTGGCGGTAGTCGCGGCGGCGATCGCGGCGGGTTTACGCGCGCGGGGAGAACAAGTCACCGTGCGGCAGGATGACGATCTTGCCGCAGTGATTGCGGCCGCCAACGCGGCGGGGGCGAATCGTTTTCTCTCCCTTCACGCCAATGCCGCCGCGACGCCGGAGGCGCACGGCGCGGAAGTTTTTATCCACCCGCAGGCCGCCGCGCCGACGCGATTTTGGGCGGAGCGCATAGTTCGCCGCGGCAGTGAGCGCGGTCGTTATTTTCGCCATGACGATACGCTGTACCGCACCGCCGATTTCGCGGTGTTGCGTGAAACGGTCATGCCCGCGGTGTTGGTGGAAACCGGTTTTCTGACGAACGATGTCGAGCGCGTCTGGTTGAAAACCGACGCGGCCGCCTGGTGGACGGACGTTATTTTGGCAAGTTATTGA